TTGAAAAATGTTGATCTTGACAACTCAAAAGAGATCAAAAAAATCAAAGCAATGATAAGCTCTATGACTCCTAAAGAGAGAAAGGACCCAGATCTTATCATGAAAAACAACAGCAGAAAAAGAAGAATTGCCCAAGGTGCCGGTTTGAGTCAGCAAGAGGTTAATAAAATCTTGAAACAGTTTAACAATGCAGCTAAATTTGCTAAGAAGTTTTCTGGTAAAAAAGGTATGCAAGATCTACAAAACATGATGAATCAGATGAAAACTGGAGGAATTCCTAGATAAGTTGAGTAAGGTGAGTAAGTTGAGTAGTTACACATACCTTATTTAACTTACTCACCTTACTTAACTATAAAAAAGGAGAAATTTAAATGACAGTTATTAGACTAACTAGAATGGGAAGAAAAAAAAGACCATTTTACAGAATCGTTGTAACGGATAGTAGAAAAAGAAGAGATGGAGGCTGGATTGAGTCTATAGGATATTATAATCCTTTAACTGAGCCTGCAACGGTGAAATTTGACGAAGAGAGATTAAACTACTGGCTTAGCGTAGGCGCTAAAATGAGTGAAAGAGTTAAAAAAATCACCGGAAAATAAGATGATTGAAAAATTTGTGGAAAAGTATGCGAAGCTTATCGCTACTGTTCCAGAAGATATAGAAGTCAAAAGGAATGATGTCAACGAAGGTTTTAGCGAGATAACAATCATTGCAAATAGAGTTGACGCCGGGAAACTGATAGGGAAAGAGGGCAAGATGATAGGCGCTATCAAAACCCTAATTTCCGGCTGCAAAGCAAAAGACGGAATCAGTTACAAGGTAAATGTTCAGATCAGGGAGGATTAGTTTTGCAAAAGGTAGATGTTGCAAAACTGGGCCGCTCTGTTGGTTTGAAAGGGGAGATGAAACTTCATCTTATCAGCGATTTTCCCGAACAGTTCAAAAAAGGCGCAAAATTTAAAATAGCCGATAAAGAACTGATTATAGAGTATTATAATCCCAATAGAGGAATTATAAAATTTTTAGGTATAAACACTCCAGAAGATGCAAAGAAACTCACCAATAAAATCATAACTTCATCTGTAGAAGATACCAGAAAATCTTGCAAACTCGAAGAGGGTGAATATTTTTGGTTCGATATTATCGGATGTGAAGTCTTTGAAAACGGACAAAGAGTAGGGATAGTTAAAGATATTCAAAGATTACCTTCAAGCGACTATCTTTTAGTAAATACAGATGATGAACTGATTAAAAGCGGTAAAGCAAAAAATTTTATGATACCTTTTATAGATAGATTTATAGAAGATGTTGATATAAAATCAAAAAGAGTCGATGTAAAAGAGGCTTTGGATATTTTGGACGCTTCATGAGATTTAGTTTTATTACTCTCTTTAGAGAACTGATGGAGTGTTATTTTCAAGACTCCATCTTAAAAAGAGCCATTGAAGAAGAGCTTATATCTATAGATTTTCACAATCCAAGAGACTATAGCAAAAATAGACACAAAAAGGTAGATGCTCCAAAAATTGGTGGAGGGGCCGGAATGCTTATGACTCCTCAGCCTCTGATTGATTGTATAAGAGATATGAAAAAAGAAGATAGCTGGGTAATATTTGTTACCCCCGCGGCAAAAAGATTTAATCAAAAAGATGCAAAAAGACTTAGCCAAAAGAGGCATTTAATCTTTGTTAGTGGCAGATATGAAGGGATAGATGAGAGGGTTATCGAAAAAGAGGCCGATGAGGTCTTATCTATAGGTGATTTTATATTGACTGGAGGAGAGCTTGCAGCTCTTTGTATGACTGATGCAATTGCTAGAAATATTCCCGGAGTTTTGGGTAATCCAGATTCACTAGAAGAGGAGAGTTTCGAAAACTCTTTATTAGAGTCGCCTGCTTTTACGAAGCCAAATATTTTTGAAGGTAGCTTTGTGCCTTCAGAATTTTTAAAGGGCAATCATAGTAAAATAAGCGCCTTAAAAAAAGCAATGGCAATTTATAGAACAAATTATTACAGACCTGGCTTAAAAGCGTAACATCAGCTAAAGGATTAAAGATGAGAAACAGATATATAGAGCATTTTGAGAAATCTCAAATAGAATCGAAAGATGTTCCTGAATTCAAAGCGGGAGATACTGTAAGAGTATCAGTTGAGATTAAAGAGGGAAACAAAACGAGAATACAGGATTTTGAAGGTGTTTGCATATCAATCAAAGGTGAAGGTACAGGTAGAACTTTTACCGTTAGAAAGATAGGTGCAAACAATGTAGGCGTTGAGAGAATATTCCCTCTATACAGCGACTCTATAAAAGGAATTAAAGTAGTAAGACGCGGACGTGTAAGAAGAGCGAAACTTTACTATCTAAGAGATAGACAGGGTAAATCAGCAAGAATTAAAGAGCTTAGAAAATAACTTTTATGTTTGAGGTTCTTCTCGAACCTCATTTCTTTGATTTTTCTAACACTTAAACCATTTTCTAAAAGCTTTAAAAAACGTTACAAACAATATAACTAAAAAGCTTTGAAGCAAATTAGTAGTTTTTCATAGCCGCTTTTGCTTCTCTATCCATTATTTTTCTTTTTATAGCTTCTCTCTTATCATGAAGTGTTTTACCTTTTGCAAGAGCAATTTCTAGTTTAGCGAGATTTTTATTGTTGAAATATAGTTTCAAAGGAACTATGGTATAACCTTTTTCACTGGTTTTTCCTATCAGTTTGTTTATCTCTTTTTTGTGTAAAAGAAGTTTTCTAGGTCTTTTTTCATCAGGTTTAAAGTGAGGGTTTGCAGTGCTAAGATGAGAAATATGCATACCGAAAATGAATGGCTCTCCTTTTACAATTTTAATAAAACTATCTTTTAGATTCACTTTCCCGGCACGGATGGCTTTTACTTCACTTCCTTCCAAAACGATACCGGCTTCTAGCTTTTCAATAATCTCAAAATCGTGGAAAGCCTTTTTATTTGTGGATACTATTTTCATTTTACTCCTTCAGCTTAAAAAGTGTGCTTCCGCTTCCGCTTAGAAACCATCTATCTTTAAAAGAGTCTAGTTTAGGACAAAGATCTATTGCGCTTTTATATAAATCATTTGCTTTTAGAGGCGAAATTTTAGTCAAAATCTTATATGATGGCAAGTTTTTAAGCTCATTTGAAAGCTCTATCTCGAAAATTTTCATAAATTTTTCTCTATAGTTTTTATAAACTCTGGCTGTATCGCACCTCTCATCTATAAACTTTAGCTCAATATCTGGAACCTCTTCTTCAAATTTTTCTATAATCTCTCCGACGCCGCTAACGTTTGCACTCTCATAATCGTATATGAAAAAGGGGATATCAGCTCCTATTGTAGCTCCTATTTCTGAAAGTCGTTTTATGGAAAGTCTAAGGTCGATAACATCGTTGCAAAGTTTCATAAAAGCGGCCGCATCGCTACTTCCGCCGCCAAGCCCTCCTCCTTGAGGTATTCTTTTTTTAACCACTACTTTATGATAATAGAAAAACTCTATGATAGCCGGATTTTGCGTATATTCGTTAAGTTTAATAAAAGCTTTGTATATGAGATTTTCCTCTCTTTTTATCCCCTCGCATCCCTCTATAGTAAATTTTTCAAAGTTTCCCGGGATAAACTCTATCACATCATACAGCTCTTTTATCTTGACAAATCTTGAGATGAGTTCGTGATAGTCGCCTCTGGTACCAACTATTTTTAAAAAGATATTTACTTTTGCATGAGCTTTTGTTTTCATTTTATTCATTCTCCACAATCTATATTTAACCCAATATGATTTAAAAGATACTTCACCTTTTTATCTTTAATCTCTATTATTGTGAAAAAATTATCGAAAACTAGATGGAAGACTCCTTCCTCTTTGATTTTTAGATCTTTTAGAAATATCTTTTTGCCGTTTTTTATCTCATCTTTTGACAGGCAGGTAAAGTTCTCTTTAGTATTTAGATATTTTACCGGATTTAAAGCTTTTTCATTTTCATATACAAACTCTCCTTCTCTGAGTCTCTCAAGACTGCTTAGGGTACCGACAGTACCAAGTTTTTTAGCTATTAGCTCTCCTAAACTTCTTATATAAGTCCCTTCGCTTACTTTTGCTTTAAAGGTTATAAAAGGGTGTGAATAGTTTATAAGTTCGATATCATAAACAAAAGATGTAACTTCTGGAAGTTTTACATCCTTTTCTTTTCTGGCAAGTTCGTAAGATCTAATACCTCCAACTTTTTTTGCGCTATATTTAGGCGGAGTATATCTTATCTCTCCTTTGAAAGACTCTACTACATCTTTTACTTTTTTGTAGTTTATAGGCAAAATATTTTTAATATCATCTATATCTTCTATATCTAATGTTTCGCTTTTAGCTCCAAGCCACAAGGTGGCTTCATAAACTTTTGGTGTTTTTTTTAAAAATCTAAAAAGTTTTGTGTATTCTCCAAAAGCCACTATCAAAACGCCTTTGGCGAAAGGATCTAATGTTCCAGAATATCCGGCCTTTTTGATTTTATATTTTTTTTTAATTTGAGAAAGAAATCTATTTGAGCCAATAAAAGGGGGTTTGTATGTTACAAAAAGAGAGGTGCTAGAAGGTAGAAGGTAGAAGGTTGAAGGAATAATTTCATTTTTCAATTTTTTACTTTCTATCTTTAACCTTCTTCCTTCTTCCTTCATCCTTCAACCTTTACTTATATTTTTTCAACAAAAGAAGCCAAAATATCTCTTTTTTGTCCGCTAAAATTTATAGAGAGTTTAAACTCGCGTCCCACTTTGCTAACACCCGTTACCCTGCCTATGCCAAAGATTTTATGTTTGACCAAATCGCCTTTTTTAAAAGATGTGGATTTTTCCAAAGAGAGGCTTCCTTCACAAAGCCCCGCCTCTTTTAAAAATCGACTTTTAATCAGTTCGGTTCTTCTGCCTTTATAAAACCTGCTGTGAACGTGGCTTAAAACAAGTTCCTCTTGTGCTCTTGTTATAGCAACGTAGCCCAAGCGTCTCTCTTCTTCTATATCGCTACCATCACCGGTTAGGGGAAAGAAACCCTCTTCAAGTCCTATTACGAAAAGGTATCTAAACTCTAGTCCTTTACTTGCATGTACGCTCATAATAGAGATAGATTCACCATCTATCTGATCCTGATCGCTTTGTAGTGAAAGTTCGTTTAAAAAATCGTCTAGTGTACTTTCGGGATTTTGTTTTATGAAATCTCTAAAAAGTCCGTAGAATTCGTCTATATTTAAAACTCTTTCCATGCCGTCTGGCATACTTTCATAATATCTTCTTAGTCCAAAAATATTTTCAATCTCATCTACAAATTTGTATAAAGATTCCTGTGATAAAGATTTTAACAGACTCAAGCCTTCTATGAACTCTTTTATAGTTTTATAGTTTTTTTTACCTATTAAAGAGATAAGTTCTTTTTCATCGGCTTCTGTTAAATAACTTATGATAGGTTTTCTGTTTTCGTATGCGGCTTTTTGGAGTTTGTCAAATGTAATTTTTCCTATGCCTCTTTTTGGTCTATTGATAACTCTTTTTAAAGAAAAGTCGTCATAAGGGTTTGCAACAATTCTAAGATAACTTATAAGATCTTTTATCTCAGCTCTTTCGTAAAACCTCATAGCGCCCACGAGTTTATAAGGTATTTTAGCTTTATTAAGTCCCTCTTCAAGTGAGCGGCTAAGAGCGTTGATTCTAAATAAAACGGCAATCTCTTTAGGATCGGCACCTGCATTTAAAAGTTCTTTTATCTTCTTGGCTATTTTTGCCGACTCTTCAATTTCATCTTTCGACTCGTATATCTCAATAGGCTTCCCTTTTCCAATAACAGCTTCCAATTTTTTGCCTAAGCGGTTTCTATTATGCTCTATCAAAGAGTTGGCTGCTTTTAGTATCTCTTGAGTAGATCTATAGTTTTTTTCGAGTTTAACTACTTTTGTGTTTGGAAAATGGTTAGGAAATTCCAAAATATTTTTTATATTTGCGCCTCTCCATCCGTAGATACTCTGATCGTCATCACCTACTACGCATATATTGTTATGTGTGTAGCAGAGTTTTTTCACAAGCAGATACTGAAGTTCGTTAGTGTCTTGGTATTCGTCTATCATTATGTATTGATATCTTTGACTGATTTGAGTGCATAAATCATCATTTTTGTCCAAAATTTTGTAAGTTAAAACTAAAAGATCATCAAAGTCTACCAGATTGTTCTCTTTTAGATAGTTTTGATATTTTTGATAGATTGCAGCAATCTTTTTAAAATTTGGAAGCTGAGCGCTTTCAAGTGCAATTTCTGGCTCTATCAATGAGTTTTTGTATCTTGAAATTTCGCTTGCAATTAAAGGGATTGGGATGTCCGGTTCAAAAGATTTTAGGATTCTCTTTTTATCATCTGTATCTATTATTACGAAAGTGTTGCTTCTTCCTAATTCTTGTATATAAAATTTTAAAAACAGAAGGCCAAATTTGTGAAAAGTGCAAAGAAGGGGAGGATAAACGCTATCTTCTATCAATGAAAGAGCCCTCTCTCTCATCTCTTTTGCTGCTTTGTTGGTAAATGTTAGAGTTAAAGTATTGGCAGGATCAATTCCAAGTTTTAATAGATAGGCTAGCCTAGAAGTTATAGTTTTGGTTTTGCCGCTTCCTGCTCCGGCTAAAATTAGA
This Nitrosophilus labii DNA region includes the following protein-coding sequences:
- the rpsP gene encoding 30S ribosomal protein S16, whose product is MTVIRLTRMGRKKRPFYRIVVTDSRKRRDGGWIESIGYYNPLTEPATVKFDEERLNYWLSVGAKMSERVKKITGK
- a CDS encoding KH domain-containing protein → MIEKFVEKYAKLIATVPEDIEVKRNDVNEGFSEITIIANRVDAGKLIGKEGKMIGAIKTLISGCKAKDGISYKVNVQIRED
- the rimM gene encoding ribosome maturation factor RimM (Essential for efficient processing of 16S rRNA), which translates into the protein MQKVDVAKLGRSVGLKGEMKLHLISDFPEQFKKGAKFKIADKELIIEYYNPNRGIIKFLGINTPEDAKKLTNKIITSSVEDTRKSCKLEEGEYFWFDIIGCEVFENGQRVGIVKDIQRLPSSDYLLVNTDDELIKSGKAKNFMIPFIDRFIEDVDIKSKRVDVKEALDILDAS
- the trmD gene encoding tRNA (guanosine(37)-N1)-methyltransferase TrmD, encoding MRFSFITLFRELMECYFQDSILKRAIEEELISIDFHNPRDYSKNRHKKVDAPKIGGGAGMLMTPQPLIDCIRDMKKEDSWVIFVTPAAKRFNQKDAKRLSQKRHLIFVSGRYEGIDERVIEKEADEVLSIGDFILTGGELAALCMTDAIARNIPGVLGNPDSLEEESFENSLLESPAFTKPNIFEGSFVPSEFLKGNHSKISALKKAMAIYRTNYYRPGLKA
- the rplS gene encoding 50S ribosomal protein L19, with the protein product MRNRYIEHFEKSQIESKDVPEFKAGDTVRVSVEIKEGNKTRIQDFEGVCISIKGEGTGRTFTVRKIGANNVGVERIFPLYSDSIKGIKVVRRGRVRRAKLYYLRDRQGKSARIKELRK
- the smpB gene encoding SsrA-binding protein SmpB, with translation MKIVSTNKKAFHDFEIIEKLEAGIVLEGSEVKAIRAGKVNLKDSFIKIVKGEPFIFGMHISHLSTANPHFKPDEKRPRKLLLHKKEINKLIGKTSEKGYTIVPLKLYFNNKNLAKLEIALAKGKTLHDKREAIKRKIMDREAKAAMKNY
- a CDS encoding 4-(cytidine 5'-diphospho)-2-C-methyl-D-erythritol kinase translates to MKTKAHAKVNIFLKIVGTRGDYHELISRFVKIKELYDVIEFIPGNFEKFTIEGCEGIKREENLIYKAFIKLNEYTQNPAIIEFFYYHKVVVKKRIPQGGGLGGGSSDAAAFMKLCNDVIDLRLSIKRLSEIGATIGADIPFFIYDYESANVSGVGEIIEKFEEEVPDIELKFIDERCDTARVYKNYREKFMKIFEIELSNELKNLPSYKILTKISPLKANDLYKSAIDLCPKLDSFKDRWFLSGSGSTLFKLKE
- the truB gene encoding tRNA pseudouridine(55) synthase TruB; this translates as MKEEGRRLKIESKKLKNEIIPSTFYLLPSSTSLFVTYKPPFIGSNRFLSQIKKKYKIKKAGYSGTLDPFAKGVLIVAFGEYTKLFRFLKKTPKVYEATLWLGAKSETLDIEDIDDIKNILPINYKKVKDVVESFKGEIRYTPPKYSAKKVGGIRSYELARKEKDVKLPEVTSFVYDIELINYSHPFITFKAKVSEGTYIRSLGELIAKKLGTVGTLSSLERLREGEFVYENEKALNPVKYLNTKENFTCLSKDEIKNGKKIFLKDLKIKEEGVFHLVFDNFFTIIEIKDKKVKYLLNHIGLNIDCGE
- a CDS encoding ATP-dependent helicase — its product is MDKIFNHLNESQKEAVETIDGPLLILAGAGSGKTKTITSRLAYLLKLGIDPANTLTLTFTNKAAKEMRERALSLIEDSVYPPLLCTFHKFGLLFLKFYIQELGRSNTFVIIDTDDKKRILKSFEPDIPIPLIASEISRYKNSLIEPEIALESAQLPNFKKIAAIYQKYQNYLKENNLVDFDDLLVLTYKILDKNDDLCTQISQRYQYIMIDEYQDTNELQYLLVKKLCYTHNNICVVGDDDQSIYGWRGANIKNILEFPNHFPNTKVVKLEKNYRSTQEILKAANSLIEHNRNRLGKKLEAVIGKGKPIEIYESKDEIEESAKIAKKIKELLNAGADPKEIAVLFRINALSRSLEEGLNKAKIPYKLVGAMRFYERAEIKDLISYLRIVANPYDDFSLKRVINRPKRGIGKITFDKLQKAAYENRKPIISYLTEADEKELISLIGKKNYKTIKEFIEGLSLLKSLSQESLYKFVDEIENIFGLRRYYESMPDGMERVLNIDEFYGLFRDFIKQNPESTLDDFLNELSLQSDQDQIDGESISIMSVHASKGLEFRYLFVIGLEEGFFPLTGDGSDIEEERRLGYVAITRAQEELVLSHVHSRFYKGRRTELIKSRFLKEAGLCEGSLSLEKSTSFKKGDLVKHKIFGIGRVTGVSKVGREFKLSINFSGQKRDILASFVEKI